The Natator depressus isolate rNatDep1 chromosome 8, rNatDep2.hap1, whole genome shotgun sequence genome window below encodes:
- the LOC141992706 gene encoding serine protease inhibitor Kazal-type 6-like — translation MKIRGVFGLLGLALFSYFSGVATGEGQPLCSLYAALPSREVPCPRMADPVCGSDGVTYPNECLFCREILRGNKIVKKHDGRCVQVDCTGYMKTPTGQEAACTLEYSPICGTDGVTYGNKCAFCSTVANGADVDQNNDGECPQAK, via the exons ATGAAGATAAGAGGTGTCTTTGGGCTGCTCGGTCTGGCACTTTTCAGCTATTTTTCCG GTGTCGCCACTGGGGAAGGTCAG CCTCTTTGCAGTCTCTACGCAGCGCTTCCCAGTAGAGAAGTTCCTTGTCCCAGGATGGCTGACCCAGTCTGTGGCAGTGATGGCGTCACTTACCCCAATGAGTGTTTGTTCTGCAGAGAAATCCT aCGTGGCAACAAGATTGTCAAAAAGCATGATGGAAGATGTGTTCAG GTTGACTGCACTGGCTACATGAAAACACCCACAGGTCAGGAAGCGGCCTGCACGCTGGAGTACAGCCCAATCTGTGGCACTGACGGCGTTACCTATGGCAACAAATGTGCTTTTTGCTCTACTGTCGC GAATGGAGCCGACGTTGACCAGAACAATGACGGAGAGTGTCCCCAG GCTAAGTAA